A region from the Maridesulfovibrio zosterae DSM 11974 genome encodes:
- a CDS encoding chemotaxis protein CheW, with translation MQESCWNKIGYVGDRSCPELAVWNHCYNCPQYARVGLSLLNREPPEGYLAENTESIAAVKDDDTAEKSGAVVFRISKEWLALSSHVFVSVLEQSIVRPVPHRSSKFFRGLTNIQGQIVPVISMRELLGLDKEYLTAEEKGFRVFSRFICVDRGLGRWVFAVDEVLGVHHYFSDGLLDAPATVSKAPAAYTKGLFEMKDKRISLLEEELLFEAFNRIIK, from the coding sequence ATGCAAGAATCCTGCTGGAATAAAATAGGTTATGTAGGGGACAGAAGCTGTCCGGAATTAGCTGTCTGGAACCATTGCTATAATTGTCCACAATATGCGCGTGTGGGGTTATCTCTTTTAAACAGAGAGCCTCCTGAAGGTTACTTGGCTGAAAATACAGAGTCAATTGCAGCTGTAAAAGATGATGATACAGCTGAAAAAAGCGGGGCTGTGGTTTTTCGTATTTCTAAAGAATGGCTGGCGCTTTCTTCTCATGTTTTTGTTTCCGTTCTAGAACAGAGTATCGTTCGCCCTGTACCGCATCGCAGCAGTAAATTTTTTCGTGGTTTAACTAATATCCAGGGACAGATTGTACCGGTTATTTCAATGCGGGAACTGCTTGGGCTTGATAAAGAATACCTTACGGCAGAAGAAAAAGGATTCCGTGTTTTCAGCAGATTTATTTGTGTAGATCGAGGTTTAGGACGTTGGGTTTTTGCTGTTGATGAGGTCTTAGGAGTACATCATTATTTTTCAGACGGGCTGCTTGATGCGCCAGCAACTGTATCAAAAGCTCCGGCGGCTTACACTAAAGGATTATTTGAAATGAAAGATAAAAGAATCTCTTTGCTGGAAGAAGAACTCTTATTTGAAGCATTTAATCGCATTATTAAATAG